A stretch of the Actinotalea sp. JY-7876 genome encodes the following:
- a CDS encoding glycoside hydrolase family 13 protein, whose amino-acid sequence MTAGGTARPVRLDAHHDGSVRHVPDATPRLGDVVPVRVRVPQDAPTRAVHLRTVRDGEPHVTPARLDVTAGGERWYVAEVEVHNPVTSYRFLLDEPGGYRWLNGRGVHARDVPDAADFRLTVHTPAPAWARDAVVYQVFPDRFARSADAPAGSGLPDWAEPADWDDEPVGSGPSTPRQLFGGDLRGIEERLDHLRQLGADVLYLTPFFPARSNHRYDASTFEHVDPLLGGDEALASLVAQAHRRGVRVMGDLTTNHTGDAHEWFRRAAADRGSVEASFYHWTDAGHVGWLGHASLPKLDHRAPALADRLVRGQDSVVARWLREPFALDGWRIDVANMTGRYRDVDLTHEVARAIRATVAAQNPDALLVGEHFHDASRDLTGDTWHAAMNYTGFTRPVWTWLTPPGSTAPMLGLPVPRPRRPGGAMVGAMRDFDALVPWQVTAHQWNMLGSHDTPRLRTTVGAGVRPEGEVDAAVEVAVGLLMTYPGTPMIFAGDEVGATGDNGEHARVTMPWDRPERWHSRTFETYRSLIAVRRASAALRRGGLRWLLVEDDAVLYLRETPEESVLVAVARAPWSGAVLPEGLGAGATTLHGPDLRRGGDGLLVPGQGPGVGVWRLDRPAV is encoded by the coding sequence ATGACCGCAGGCGGGACGGCCCGGCCCGTGCGCCTGGACGCCCACCACGACGGGAGCGTCCGGCACGTGCCGGACGCCACGCCGCGGCTGGGCGACGTGGTGCCGGTGCGCGTGCGCGTGCCGCAGGACGCGCCGACGCGGGCGGTGCACCTGCGCACGGTGCGCGACGGCGAGCCGCACGTGACGCCGGCCCGCCTCGACGTCACGGCCGGCGGCGAGCGCTGGTACGTGGCCGAGGTCGAGGTGCACAACCCGGTGACGTCCTACCGCTTCCTGCTCGACGAGCCCGGCGGCTACCGGTGGCTCAACGGCCGGGGGGTCCACGCCCGGGACGTGCCCGACGCGGCCGACTTCCGCCTCACCGTGCACACCCCGGCGCCGGCCTGGGCCCGCGACGCCGTCGTCTACCAGGTCTTCCCCGACCGCTTCGCGCGGTCGGCCGACGCGCCGGCCGGCTCCGGTCTGCCCGACTGGGCCGAGCCGGCGGACTGGGACGACGAGCCCGTGGGCTCGGGCCCGAGCACGCCGCGTCAGCTCTTCGGTGGGGACCTGCGCGGGATCGAGGAGCGGCTGGACCACCTGCGGCAGCTCGGCGCGGACGTCCTGTACCTCACGCCGTTCTTCCCGGCCCGGTCCAACCACCGCTACGACGCGAGCACCTTCGAGCACGTCGACCCCCTGCTCGGGGGCGACGAGGCCCTGGCCTCGCTCGTGGCCCAGGCACACCGGCGCGGGGTGCGGGTCATGGGTGACCTGACCACCAACCACACCGGCGACGCCCACGAGTGGTTCCGGCGGGCCGCCGCGGACCGGGGCTCGGTGGAGGCCTCGTTCTACCACTGGACCGACGCGGGCCACGTGGGGTGGCTCGGCCACGCGAGCCTGCCCAAGCTCGACCACCGAGCCCCGGCGCTCGCCGACCGGCTGGTCCGGGGCCAGGACTCGGTGGTGGCCCGGTGGCTCCGCGAGCCCTTCGCGCTGGACGGGTGGCGCATCGACGTCGCCAACATGACCGGCCGCTACCGCGACGTGGACCTCACGCACGAGGTCGCCCGCGCGATCCGCGCCACCGTGGCCGCGCAGAACCCCGACGCCCTCCTGGTCGGCGAGCACTTCCACGACGCCTCGCGCGACCTGACGGGTGACACCTGGCACGCGGCGATGAACTACACCGGCTTCACGCGGCCGGTGTGGACGTGGCTGACGCCGCCCGGGAGCACGGCGCCGATGCTGGGCCTGCCCGTGCCGCGGCCGCGGCGTCCCGGTGGGGCGATGGTCGGCGCGATGCGCGACTTCGACGCGCTCGTCCCGTGGCAGGTCACCGCGCACCAGTGGAACATGCTCGGGTCCCACGACACCCCGCGGCTGCGCACCACGGTGGGGGCGGGGGTGCGGCCCGAGGGTGAGGTCGACGCCGCGGTCGAGGTCGCGGTCGGGCTGCTCATGACCTACCCCGGCACCCCGATGATCTTCGCGGGGGACGAGGTGGGCGCCACGGGCGACAACGGCGAGCACGCGCGCGTCACCATGCCGTGGGACCGCCCGGAGCGCTGGCACTCCCGGACCTTCGAGACCTACCGCTCGCTCATCGCCGTGCGCCGGGCCTCCGCGGCACTGCGCCGCGGCGGGCTGCGCTGGCTGCTGGTGGAGGACGACGCGGTGCTCTACCTGCGCGAGACCCCCGAGGAGAGCGTCCTCGTCGCCGTGGCCCGCGCGCCGTGGTCGGGCGCCGTCCTGCCGGAAGGGCTCGGCGCCGGCGCCACGACGCTGCACGGCCCGGACCTGCGGCGCGGCGGGGACGGCCTGCTCGTGCCGGGGCAGGGGCCGGGCGTCGGGGTGTGGCGCCTCGACCGGCCCGCGGTGTGA
- a CDS encoding sugar ABC transporter permease, with protein MATTDLTSTAPATASRRGRRPADPAQVRMGPRRWWRELGWRYVVAVLAIVYAGFPILYVISASLAEGGTLTGSNELFGTISGANYADLGDTRFWNWVVNTLVVATSTAVGTVLMGAAAAYAFSRFRFTGRRVGLSALLIIQMFPQLLAFVAVFLLLLSLGEVVPALGLNSRLALIMVYLGGALGVNTFLMYGFFNTVPKELDEAAKIDGATHAQIYWTIVLRLVAPILAVVGLLSFISSFSDFLLAKLILQSEENWTLAVGLYQWVSDLLSANWGLFAAGAVISAIPVVVLFIFLQRYIVGGLTAGSVKG; from the coding sequence ATGGCCACCACCGACCTGACCTCCACCGCCCCGGCCACCGCGTCCCGCCGCGGCCGCCGGCCCGCCGACCCCGCGCAGGTCCGCATGGGCCCGCGCCGCTGGTGGCGCGAGCTGGGCTGGCGCTACGTCGTCGCCGTGCTCGCCATCGTGTACGCGGGCTTCCCGATCCTCTACGTCATCTCGGCGTCCCTCGCCGAGGGCGGGACCCTGACCGGCTCCAACGAGCTGTTCGGCACGATCTCCGGCGCGAACTACGCCGACCTGGGCGACACGCGGTTCTGGAACTGGGTCGTCAACACGCTCGTGGTCGCCACGTCGACGGCCGTGGGCACCGTGCTCATGGGGGCGGCGGCCGCCTACGCCTTCTCGCGCTTCCGGTTCACCGGGCGCCGGGTCGGCCTGTCGGCGCTGCTCATCATCCAGATGTTCCCGCAGCTGCTGGCCTTCGTCGCCGTGTTCCTCCTGCTGCTCTCGCTGGGCGAGGTCGTGCCGGCCCTGGGCCTCAACTCGCGGCTCGCGCTGATCATGGTCTACCTGGGCGGCGCGCTCGGGGTGAACACGTTCCTCATGTACGGCTTCTTCAACACCGTGCCCAAGGAGCTCGACGAGGCGGCCAAGATCGACGGCGCCACGCACGCACAGATCTACTGGACGATCGTGCTGCGGCTGGTCGCGCCGATCCTGGCCGTCGTCGGCCTGCTGTCCTTCATCTCCTCGTTCTCGGACTTCCTGCTGGCCAAGCTCATCCTGCAGTCCGAGGAGAACTGGACGCTCGCGGTCGGCCTGTACCAGTGGGTGTCCGACCTGCTCTCGGCGAACTGGGGGCTGTTCGCCGCCGGTGCCGTGATCAGCGCGATCCCGGTCGTGGTGCTGTTCATCTTCCTGCAGCGCTACATCGTCGGTGGGCTCACGGCGGGCTCCGTCAAGGGATGA
- a CDS encoding ABC transporter permease subunit — translation MSTPQAPIAPPPVEEGAAARAGRSSHARTFSRGFFVKLVLVALIDAIGVYIVMAAIAEGNQAILWATVVLLAVTNWVYFTKRAVPLKYLLPGLAFLLVYQIFVVAYTGYVAFTNYGDGHNATKDQAIEALLVQNEKRVEGTSAYPLVVVERSGPLGGGELGFALDVDGEVRVGTAEDPLHDVDDGVVDDGTVTDVPGWTILTRQQVLERQRDVTGLRVPVSDDPEDGSIRTQDGRNGYVYRSSLEYDADTDRMIDTSTGVEYAPNAEGQFEAPDGTKLPVGWRVTVGFDNFVQAFGDTRYSTPFLKVLVWTLVFAVLSVALTFFVGLFFAVVLNDDRIKFRRVLRALLILPYAFPAFMSYLLWRGMLNRDYGFINTVLLGGVDINWLGDPWLAKVAVMGVQLWVGFPYMFLICTGALQSIPGDIVEAAKIDGAGPVRLWRSVTLPLVLVATTPLLISSFAFNFNNFNIIEMLTEGAPRFPDASVPVGATDILITMVYSISGLDGGAPKNYGLASALSIVIFVIVATISVISFRRTRALEDIN, via the coding sequence ATGAGCACTCCGCAGGCCCCGATCGCCCCGCCGCCCGTCGAGGAAGGAGCCGCCGCGCGGGCTGGACGCTCGTCCCACGCGCGGACCTTCTCGCGCGGGTTCTTCGTCAAGCTCGTCCTGGTCGCCCTGATCGACGCGATCGGCGTCTACATCGTCATGGCGGCGATCGCGGAGGGGAACCAGGCGATCCTCTGGGCCACCGTGGTGCTGCTCGCGGTCACGAACTGGGTGTACTTCACCAAGCGCGCGGTGCCGCTGAAGTACCTGCTCCCTGGCCTGGCCTTCCTGCTCGTGTACCAGATCTTCGTCGTCGCCTACACGGGGTACGTGGCCTTCACGAACTACGGCGACGGGCACAACGCGACCAAGGACCAGGCCATCGAGGCCCTCCTGGTGCAGAACGAGAAGCGCGTCGAGGGCACCTCCGCCTACCCGCTGGTGGTGGTCGAGCGCTCCGGGCCGCTCGGCGGTGGCGAGCTCGGCTTCGCGCTCGACGTCGACGGCGAGGTCCGCGTCGGCACGGCGGAGGACCCCCTCCACGACGTCGACGACGGCGTCGTGGACGACGGCACGGTGACCGACGTGCCGGGCTGGACGATCCTCACCCGCCAGCAGGTGCTCGAACGCCAGCGCGACGTGACAGGGCTGCGGGTCCCGGTCTCCGACGACCCCGAGGACGGCTCGATCCGCACGCAGGACGGGCGCAACGGCTACGTCTACCGCTCGAGCCTCGAGTACGACGCGGACACCGACCGCATGATCGACACCTCGACGGGCGTCGAGTACGCGCCCAACGCGGAAGGGCAGTTCGAGGCGCCCGACGGCACGAAGCTCCCGGTGGGCTGGCGGGTCACCGTCGGCTTCGACAACTTCGTGCAGGCGTTCGGCGACACGCGGTACTCGACGCCGTTCCTCAAGGTGCTCGTCTGGACCCTCGTCTTCGCGGTGCTCTCCGTGGCGCTGACGTTCTTCGTCGGCCTGTTCTTCGCGGTGGTCCTCAACGACGACCGCATTAAGTTCCGCCGCGTCCTGCGCGCCCTGCTGATCCTCCCGTACGCGTTCCCGGCCTTCATGTCCTACCTGCTGTGGCGAGGCATGCTGAACCGGGACTACGGGTTCATCAACACGGTGCTGCTGGGCGGCGTCGACATCAACTGGCTCGGCGACCCGTGGCTCGCCAAGGTGGCGGTGATGGGGGTGCAGCTGTGGGTCGGCTTCCCGTACATGTTCCTCATCTGCACCGGCGCCCTGCAGTCCATCCCGGGTGACATCGTCGAGGCCGCCAAGATCGACGGCGCGGGGCCGGTCCGCCTGTGGCGGTCGGTGACCCTGCCGCTCGTCCTCGTCGCGACGACGCCGCTGCTCATCTCGTCGTTCGCCTTCAACTTCAACAACTTCAACATCATCGAGATGCTCACCGAGGGGGCGCCGCGGTTCCCGGACGCCTCCGTGCCCGTCGGGGCCACCGACATCCTCATCACGATGGTGTACTCGATCTCCGGCCTGGACGGCGGGGCGCCCAAGAACTACGGCTTGGCGAGCGCCCTGTCGATCGTCATCTTCGTCATCGTGGCCACCATCTCGGTGATCAGCTTCCGCAGGACGCGCGCGCTGGAGGACATCAACTGA
- a CDS encoding extracellular solute-binding protein: MRRSIPLVAAALGAALTLAACGGGDTDTEDTGAATEETGGAGEGGTLTVWVDETRQAAVESAAAAFEEETGTTVETVLKNFDDIRADFLAQVPTGEGPDLTVGASDWLGEFTTNGVVAPVELGDLAGDFEEIAIEAWTYDGQIYGLPYAIENIAIIRNTALADSTPATFDEMIAQGRAAGTTYPFLVQVGEDGDPYTMYPFQTSFGAEVFAQDAEGAYLPELELGGEPGTAFAQWLKAQADAGVLSTSMTYDIAVEAFKNGESPYILGGPWMLSTFEGMDLAVDPIPSAGGEPARPFSGVPGFYVNAQSDNQLIASDFLTGYMATEEAQVALYEAGNRLPALTAAADVASEDPLTAGFRVVAEDALPSPALPEMGAVWSFWGATEAGIISGSIEPVAGWEKMVTDIQAAIDAAS; this comes from the coding sequence ATGCGACGGAGCATCCCACTCGTCGCGGCTGCCCTCGGCGCCGCCCTGACCCTGGCCGCCTGCGGCGGGGGCGACACGGACACCGAGGACACCGGCGCTGCCACCGAGGAGACCGGCGGTGCCGGAGAGGGCGGCACCCTGACCGTCTGGGTCGACGAGACCCGGCAGGCGGCCGTCGAGTCCGCCGCGGCGGCGTTCGAGGAGGAGACCGGCACGACGGTCGAGACCGTGCTGAAGAACTTCGACGACATCCGCGCGGACTTCCTCGCGCAGGTGCCGACGGGCGAGGGCCCGGACCTCACGGTCGGCGCCTCGGACTGGCTCGGCGAGTTCACGACCAACGGCGTGGTCGCCCCGGTCGAGCTGGGTGACCTCGCGGGCGACTTCGAGGAGATCGCCATCGAGGCGTGGACCTACGACGGCCAGATCTACGGCCTTCCCTACGCGATCGAGAACATCGCGATCATCCGCAACACGGCGCTCGCGGACTCCACGCCCGCCACCTTCGACGAGATGATCGCCCAGGGCCGTGCCGCGGGCACGACGTACCCGTTCCTCGTGCAGGTGGGCGAGGACGGCGACCCGTACACGATGTACCCGTTCCAGACCTCGTTCGGGGCGGAGGTCTTCGCCCAGGACGCGGAGGGCGCCTACCTGCCCGAGCTCGAGCTCGGCGGCGAGCCCGGCACCGCGTTCGCGCAGTGGCTCAAGGCGCAGGCCGACGCCGGCGTGCTGAGCACCTCGATGACCTACGACATCGCCGTCGAGGCGTTCAAGAACGGGGAGTCGCCCTACATCCTGGGTGGCCCCTGGATGCTGTCGACGTTCGAGGGCATGGACCTCGCGGTCGACCCGATCCCGAGCGCCGGCGGCGAGCCCGCGCGGCCGTTCTCGGGCGTGCCCGGGTTCTACGTCAACGCGCAGAGCGACAACCAGCTCATCGCGAGCGACTTCCTCACCGGCTACATGGCCACCGAGGAGGCCCAGGTCGCGCTGTACGAGGCCGGCAACCGCCTGCCGGCGCTGACGGCCGCGGCCGACGTCGCCTCCGAGGACCCGCTGACCGCGGGCTTCCGCGTCGTCGCCGAGGACGCCCTCCCGTCGCCCGCACTGCCCGAGATGGGTGCCGTGTGGAGCTTCTGGGGCGCCACCGAGGCCGGGATCATCAGCGGCTCCATCGAGCCGGTCGCCGGCTGGGAGAAGATGGTGACGGACATCCAGGCCGCCATCGACGCCGCCTCCTGA
- a CDS encoding LacI family DNA-binding transcriptional regulator: MRTRLKDLADQAGVSTATVSRVLNGKAGVAADTRKAVLAALDVLGYDRPEKLRTRSEGLVGLIVPELDNPVFPALAQAIETMLSERGYTPLLCTQSPGGTTEDEYVEMLLEHGVDGIVFVSGRHADMAAGRDRYHRLRSRGVPIVLVNGFARGVDALAVSTDDVVAVELSLRHLASLGHTRIGLAIGPDRYIPAHRKVAAFTAALQRRDPAADPAEHVVSTLFTVEGGQAAGGELIDSGHTALICGSDLMALGAIRAARSRGLRVPEDVSVVGFDDSPLIAFTDPPLTTVRQPVERMGKAAVSALLSEISGTRVPRTELLFHPELIVRGSTGPVAAAAMVAARVPAVDATAVAN, encoded by the coding sequence GTGCGCACCAGGCTGAAGGACCTCGCCGACCAGGCGGGCGTCAGCACGGCCACCGTGTCCCGCGTCCTGAACGGCAAGGCCGGCGTCGCCGCCGACACCCGCAAGGCCGTCCTCGCCGCGCTGGACGTGCTCGGCTACGACCGTCCCGAGAAGCTCCGGACCCGCTCCGAGGGGCTGGTCGGGCTCATCGTCCCGGAGCTCGACAACCCCGTCTTCCCCGCCCTCGCGCAGGCGATCGAGACCATGCTCTCCGAGCGGGGCTACACCCCGTTGCTGTGCACCCAGTCCCCCGGCGGCACCACGGAGGACGAGTACGTCGAGATGCTGCTCGAGCACGGCGTCGACGGCATCGTCTTCGTCTCGGGCCGCCACGCCGACATGGCCGCGGGCCGTGACCGCTACCACCGCCTGCGCAGCCGCGGGGTGCCGATCGTGCTGGTCAACGGCTTCGCGCGCGGCGTCGACGCCCTGGCCGTCTCCACCGACGACGTCGTCGCCGTCGAGCTCTCGCTGCGCCACCTCGCCTCCCTGGGCCACACCCGCATCGGTCTCGCGATCGGCCCGGACCGGTACATCCCGGCGCACCGCAAGGTCGCGGCGTTCACGGCGGCCCTGCAGCGCCGCGACCCGGCGGCCGACCCGGCCGAGCACGTGGTCAGCACGCTCTTCACCGTCGAGGGCGGGCAGGCCGCGGGCGGCGAGCTCATCGACAGCGGCCACACGGCCCTGATCTGCGGGTCCGACCTCATGGCCCTCGGCGCCATCCGCGCCGCCCGCTCGCGCGGGCTCCGCGTGCCCGAGGACGTCTCCGTCGTCGGCTTCGACGACTCCCCGCTCATCGCCTTCACCGACCCGCCGCTGACCACCGTGCGCCAGCCGGTGGAGCGGATGGGCAAGGCCGCCGTCAGCGCCCTGCTCTCCGAGATCTCCGGCACCCGTGTCCCCCGCACCGAGCTGCTCTTCCACCCCGAGCTCATCGTGCGTGGCTCGACGGGTCCGGTCGCCGCCGCCGCGATGGTGGCGGCGCGCGTCCCGGCCGTCGACGCGACCGCCGTCGCCAACTGA
- a CDS encoding alpha-amylase family glycosyl hydrolase produces MSFATSVTPAPVDTPTPRREAGEWWRTAVIYQVYPRSFADASGDGIGDLPGITSRLPHLAELGVDAIWLSPFYRSPQHDAGYDVADYRDVDPLFGTLDDIDALIERAHDLGIRVIIDLVPNHTSSEHAWFRAARAAAPGSPERARYVFRDGRGPGGDEPPNNWTSVFGGSAWTRVTEPDGTPGQWYLHLFDTTQPDLDWTNPEVRDEFRSVLRFWLDRGVDGFRVDVAHGMVKAEGLPDWSGTSAMIDGAHEGEVGAEDGSTGAGNRGPMWDQEGVHEIYRDWHQVLAEYDGDRCLVAEAWVEPLSRLARYVRPDEMHQAFNFAFLTARWDAPALRDVVTASLAANEAVGAPTTWVLSNHDVVRHASRLGLAVPGSKPNGIGEGDPQPDEELGLRRARAATLLMLGLPGSAYLYQGEELGLPEHTSLDDDEREDPTWWRSQYTERGRDGCRVPLPWSADAPGFGFSPTGRTWLSQPASFARYAADVQRGVAGSTYETYRVALRLRREHGLGHGTLTWAEGLGDPAEVVAFHNDDVLVVANLGEREVALPEGYGVLHASVTIAQGATVVPGDATVWARRA; encoded by the coding sequence ATGTCCTTCGCCACGTCCGTCACGCCCGCGCCCGTCGACACCCCGACCCCCCGCCGCGAGGCCGGTGAGTGGTGGCGCACGGCGGTGATCTACCAGGTCTACCCGCGCTCCTTCGCCGACGCGTCGGGCGACGGCATCGGCGACCTGCCGGGCATCACCTCCCGCCTGCCGCACCTGGCCGAGCTCGGTGTCGACGCGATCTGGCTCTCGCCGTTCTACCGCTCGCCCCAGCACGACGCCGGCTACGACGTCGCCGACTACCGCGACGTGGACCCGCTGTTCGGCACGCTGGACGACATCGACGCGCTGATCGAGCGCGCCCACGACCTCGGCATCCGGGTGATCATCGACCTGGTCCCGAACCACACGTCCAGCGAGCACGCGTGGTTCCGGGCCGCCCGCGCGGCCGCGCCGGGCAGCCCCGAGCGCGCACGGTACGTGTTCCGCGACGGGCGTGGCCCGGGCGGGGACGAGCCGCCCAACAACTGGACCTCCGTCTTCGGCGGCAGCGCGTGGACGCGCGTCACCGAGCCCGACGGCACGCCGGGCCAGTGGTACCTGCACCTGTTCGACACGACGCAGCCGGACCTGGACTGGACCAACCCCGAGGTGCGCGACGAGTTCCGCTCGGTGCTGCGCTTCTGGCTGGACCGCGGCGTCGACGGCTTCCGCGTGGACGTCGCCCACGGCATGGTCAAGGCCGAGGGCCTGCCGGACTGGTCCGGCACGTCCGCCATGATCGACGGTGCGCACGAGGGCGAGGTGGGCGCCGAGGACGGCTCGACCGGCGCCGGCAACCGCGGCCCGATGTGGGACCAGGAGGGCGTGCACGAGATCTACCGCGACTGGCACCAGGTCCTGGCCGAGTACGACGGCGACCGCTGCCTGGTGGCCGAGGCGTGGGTCGAGCCGCTGAGCCGCCTGGCCCGCTACGTCCGCCCGGACGAGATGCACCAGGCGTTCAACTTCGCCTTCCTCACGGCCCGGTGGGACGCGCCCGCGCTGCGGGACGTGGTCACGGCGTCGCTCGCGGCCAACGAGGCCGTCGGCGCGCCCACGACGTGGGTCCTGTCGAACCACGACGTCGTCCGGCACGCCTCGCGCCTCGGCCTGGCCGTCCCGGGCTCCAAGCCCAACGGCATCGGCGAGGGCGATCCGCAGCCGGACGAGGAGCTGGGCCTGCGCCGCGCCCGGGCCGCGACGCTCCTCATGCTGGGGCTGCCCGGGTCGGCGTACCTCTACCAGGGCGAGGAGCTCGGCCTGCCCGAGCACACCAGCCTGGACGACGACGAGCGCGAGGACCCGACGTGGTGGCGCTCGCAGTACACCGAGCGCGGCCGCGACGGTTGCCGGGTGCCGCTGCCCTGGAGCGCGGACGCGCCGGGGTTCGGCTTCTCCCCCACCGGCCGCACGTGGCTCAGCCAGCCGGCGTCGTTCGCGCGGTACGCCGCCGACGTCCAGCGGGGCGTCGCGGGGTCGACGTACGAGACCTACCGCGTCGCGCTGCGCCTGCGGCGCGAGCACGGGCTCGGCCACGGCACGCTGACCTGGGCCGAGGGCCTGGGCGACCCGGCGGAGGTCGTCGCCTTCCACAACGACGACGTCCTCGTCGTGGCGAACCTCGGCGAGCGGGAGGTCGCCCTGCCCGAGGGGTACGGCGTGCTCCACGCGTCCGTCACGATCGCGCAGGGCGCGACGGTCGTGCCCGGCGACGCGACGGTCTGGGCGCGCCGGGCCTGA
- a CDS encoding PQQ-binding-like beta-propeller repeat protein, whose product MGRPHGPDRPRDLVDVELEDADREVARPARAAGRPVPGGRAGAVRGVPGGRAGAVRGRRRLLGAGAVALLVVTTVLVSERESERDRALAASLSGVPGVMAPLDGALAERWRVDGDRVVGQAGDVVLIADGDATTAVDARDGELLWTRPSPDGRSGSCRPLADLAGRSMPAVGRQGPEVGAPSGPDVVCVRSGRTGGRDIAPPALREAASAAASTTVTSVDGATGVEGRALTVAGVLVASDVLDGDLVLVTDADDVRLHVTRWDPGTGAVRWRLVVGRDVAAGLRHVGWRDGTVVVAGLDETVAYDLRDGRPADVEQLDAATSAVEQHDLPDGARLVWRHARSATFPGGSGSVVLADGTRTVLPGPALRTGLRDRSEPGTLLVATSGTTVGAVDVATGAVLWQAPGSRRTRVPVTVAGRAVLVEAGTATAVDVRTGAVAWQVGPLGDEAHAPALTDGTLVLLHHREEGRDALVAHDVRTGSPAWRAPLPEGTRHVVGPLDGRVLVVGEGWVAGLA is encoded by the coding sequence ATGGGCCGGCCGCACGGGCCCGACCGCCCGCGTGACCTCGTCGACGTCGAGCTCGAGGACGCCGACCGGGAGGTCGCGCGCCCCGCGCGGGCCGCGGGCCGCCCGGTGCCCGGCGGGCGCGCCGGCGCGGTGCGCGGCGTGCCCGGCGGGCGCGCCGGCGCGGTGCGCGGCAGGCGCCGGCTCCTGGGCGCGGGTGCGGTCGCCCTGCTCGTGGTGACCACGGTGCTGGTCTCGGAGCGCGAGTCCGAGCGGGACCGCGCGCTCGCGGCGTCGCTCTCCGGCGTGCCCGGCGTCATGGCACCGCTGGACGGCGCCCTCGCCGAGCGGTGGCGGGTCGACGGCGACCGCGTCGTCGGCCAGGCGGGTGACGTGGTGCTCATCGCGGACGGCGACGCGACCACCGCGGTGGACGCCCGCGACGGCGAGCTGCTCTGGACGCGCCCGTCGCCCGACGGGCGCAGCGGGAGCTGCCGGCCGCTCGCCGACCTGGCCGGGCGCTCGATGCCGGCCGTCGGACGGCAGGGGCCCGAGGTCGGCGCCCCGTCCGGCCCCGACGTGGTCTGCGTGCGCTCGGGCCGCACGGGCGGGCGGGACATCGCCCCGCCCGCGCTGCGCGAGGCCGCGTCCGCGGCGGCCAGCACGACCGTGACCAGCGTGGACGGCGCGACGGGCGTCGAGGGGCGCGCGCTCACGGTCGCGGGCGTCCTGGTCGCCAGCGACGTGCTCGACGGCGACCTCGTCCTGGTGACCGACGCCGACGACGTCCGGCTGCACGTGACCCGGTGGGACCCGGGAACCGGCGCGGTGCGCTGGCGGCTGGTGGTCGGGCGCGACGTCGCGGCGGGTCTGCGGCACGTCGGGTGGCGCGACGGGACGGTCGTCGTCGCCGGTCTCGACGAGACCGTGGCCTACGACCTGCGGGACGGGCGCCCGGCCGACGTCGAGCAGCTCGACGCGGCGACCTCCGCGGTGGAGCAGCACGACCTCCCGGACGGGGCGCGCCTGGTGTGGCGGCACGCGCGGAGCGCGACGTTCCCGGGCGGCTCGGGGAGCGTCGTCCTGGCCGACGGCACGCGCACCGTGCTCCCGGGCCCCGCGCTGCGCACGGGCCTGCGTGACCGGTCCGAGCCCGGGACGCTGCTGGTCGCGACGTCCGGGACCACCGTCGGCGCCGTCGACGTCGCGACGGGCGCCGTGCTGTGGCAGGCACCGGGCTCGCGGAGGACGCGGGTCCCCGTGACGGTCGCCGGCCGCGCCGTGCTCGTCGAGGCCGGGACCGCCACGGCGGTGGACGTCCGCACCGGCGCGGTGGCCTGGCAGGTCGGGCCCCTGGGCGACGAGGCGCACGCACCGGCCCTGACGGACGGCACGCTCGTGCTGCTGCACCACCGCGAGGAGGGACGCGACGCGCTCGTCGCTCACGACGTGCGGACCGGGTCGCCGGCCTGGCGCGCGCCGCTGCCCGAGGGCACGAGGCACGTCGTGGGACCGCTGGACGGGCGGGTGCTCGTCGTCGGCGAGGGGTGGGTCGCCGGGCTGGCCTGA